In Ursus arctos isolate Adak ecotype North America unplaced genomic scaffold, UrsArc2.0 scaffold_2, whole genome shotgun sequence, the genomic stretch CCTCCACACTTGTCCCTTTCCTCCAGGCCACCTTCACTCCTGATCCTGGTGGCCTGACCCCTCAGCCTGCCATTCTGGTCTGCCCAGGCAAGACCTGTCTCAGAGCCAGCCTTGTAGTCTTACCTTCTGGATCTCCTCGGGGCTCAGCTTGGAGACATTGAGAATCTGCTGGGCCTCCTGGAGGCTGAGGCCAGACAAGCTGGAGGCAGCTGCAGACTGGTGTCCAGCACGTCCTCGAGCGTCAGCAGCTGCCCGGCTGGCTGTGTGGACACACGGGTGAGTGCTCAGCCCTCAGCAGCCCAAAGGTTCCCCTGGGCCTTCCACGTGGGCAGCTCGGCCTGCCAGGTGGCATGGGAGAAGACACACGCAGGGATGGGATGCATCCCTTCTCCAGGAGTGGGTttcttgcgggggggggggtgtggtaTATGAAGTGAGGACAGATTGACCCCACTGGAGAATAGGGGCAGGTTCTGATCCACCCTGGTGCCTGGTCCCCAAAACCATGAGATGGCCctgtccctcttctctcccctacCCTCTCATCCCAAGCGACAGCAAGTTGGGGAGCTTTAGGTGACAATGGGAAGCAGGGTGAAGCTGCAGGCAGGAAGAGGCAGTAATAGCTCAGCTGAGACCTGGCTGCCCACCAGTTACTTAGGCCACCAAAGCAGGTGGCTCAGGTGACCTCTTCCCTTTCATTGACCCTAGAATCAGAAGCCATTAAACTTTTCCTTAAAGGGTCAAAGAGTAAATGtcttaggctttgcaggccaatTAATTCTGTGATGCAACTGCTTGACTCTGCCTTGTAAGCAGCCAGagggtatggctgtgttccactaaaactttatttacaaaaacaggtggccaGGTGAACCAGCTTGCCAACTCCTGCCCCAATGTTCATGTCAACCAGGTTTCCCTTTCATGAGAATGTCCCAAAATTCAAagacgccccccaccccccggaaaATGCCCCCGgctgccagaaccccaggctGCAGAGGGTCCCTGCATTCACTATGGGCCCATGGTGAGCGGCCAGATAGGAAAATGTGACCTGGGCAGTAACTCCCAGCCCAGGGGGAGCCAGGGGCTCACACTTACCTGCGAACTCCTGCCGCAGGGCCCGGGCAAAGGCCCTGCCCACCACCTGCACCCCCATCACAATGATCTGGGCCAGGTATTTGGCCTGTGGGCAAAGCAGGTACCTGGTTAGCAGGTTGCATTCTTCAGAGATGGGACCCTGGAAAAGGCTGCTGAGTGGCAAGGTCTCTGAGGTAACGAAGCACAGAGCAGCAGCCACAGGCAACTTCTTCCAAAGTACCCTGATAAAGAGCCTCTGCTTTGGGTGGCTTCAGGTGCTCACTGGCTGGACGACTGCAGGTGAACCTGAGGGAGTGCCCAGAGGCTGATGGGACCCCTGGCCTTCAGACAGGAGGAGAGGGGCTAAGGCAATGGGGCTGCAGGGCACAGAGGCTTCAGAAGCAGCACTATGGTCTTGAGCCAGAACCAGGGGCTGGTCCCAGACCATTAactcaccctgtcaccccagGCCTTCTGCGCTTCTGAGATTGGCAGGTCCCACCTTTGTTCAACCAGCAGGGAAACTCCGGGAGCCTGGAGCCAACTCAATTCTCAGGAAACTGTTCGCCACCACTCCAATCAACACAACAAAAGTGAACAAAACTCTCCACCTTCAAGCAGCAAAAAGCtcacggtggggggtgggggggcatttaGACGAGGATACCAAGTGCCAACTGCTGAGGGACAGCAGGACTGGCCACCAGTTCCTCCAATGGTTCAAACACTGCAGAGTCAGCTAAGCTCTGCTCAGCACCCTGCCTACAAGGATACACGGAAGCCAGCCGTGCCCTCAGAGCTCCTGCACACTGACCCGGCCCGGCAGGGAAAGCGTCTATACTGGCGCAGCAGTTTTCTACCCTGAGACGGCGTGGTTCAATGCAccacggaggcacagagagtctCATGAGGCACGCCCAGGAGTGCAGAAAGGCAATGGAGGGAAGCCACAAGATGAGGTGGAAACTCTGGGAAAAGATATTTCTACTGGGCTAGGTTTTGAGGGCAGGTAGAATCAAAATGGGAGTACTGGGGCTTTCTAGGCAGAGGGACCAGAGGGAGCCCAACAGGAGAAAGTGTAAAGGTTGTCCTGGGAGCAGCCAAGAGCACAGGGGACTTGTAAAGTCATTAGAGTTAAGACTAAAAAGGTGGCTGAGATAGGAAACTGTATAGACTTGACTGAGAACAGAGATTCCATACGGACAGCACATATGGACATGGACAGGTGTGTGAGATGGTATAAATGCAGGTGTGCAGAGGACCTGGAGAGGTCTGACACTCTGCAGGCTGACAGTGCTCACAGGCATACCTCAgtggtttccctttctcttcttcgaACTTGTCTGTAGTCTGATGTTCTGTCAGTCAACAAGTATCAACTGAACCAGGGTGCCAGTCACTGTGCCAATCACATTCTAGTTACTGTGCCATTTAACCCAAAAACTCAAGacaccgaggcacagagaggtttaaAGATTAGCCTGAGGACACAGCTAGTACTCAAAGGGAAGGTGGGCAGGAAACCCCAGATCGGTGCTCTTAGCCATGGCATCTCCAGGCTGCCCACCCCACACCGGATCCTGCAGGAAGGGCAACTGAGCAACCTGACAAGGATCAAGGACCCAACCTAGAGGCCAAAGAGGGGCTCGTCAGATTCCAGCGGAATCCGGACCCCAGAACTGGCCTTGTTTGGCTTCCAATGAACGTGCCCTTACAGGCAGGGGGGGGTTGTTGGTTCTGGGACGTTAGCAGTAATTAATAAATGGAAGTGGGTTTGGATTTCACAAGTCAGTAAAAATTCATAAGCCCTGTATTTCACACCAGAAAGCAAAGCTCGGTAAGGACTCTGTccagtgagcaaggggagggggcgCGGCTGCAGCCAGCTGTGCTGCAGGTGTCAAGACAAACAACGGGCACACTGCAGGTTGGGAAGTCACCCAACTTCCCCCTCCGTGCCCAAAGCCCTTCCAAAGTGGGACAGGAGGTTCCCAGATGGACTGCTGGTCCTGTCTGAGGTATGGAGAGGCTGACAGGCCAACAGGTGACTTCAGAGGGTTCCCCCAGCCTGCACACCCTTCAGGCCTCAGACCATACCTCCATCTGCTGCCACACACCCGAGGACGGCCCCACTGCTCTGCCCATTACTGTCCAGTGACTTCTCTGCCCAGAGCGGTGGCTGTTGCTCAAAATGAACATTAAGAGCTGAGAATGTAACTGGGCAGCTCCCTCAGCCACCGCAGCAGGCTTTAAGCCACCGTGGCATGGTGGCCCcgtcattcctgctgccagagcTCCATGGGTGCAAAACAGgatgggtaggggcgcctgggtagcacagtcgttaaagcgtctgccttcggctcagggcgtgatcccggcgtaccgggatcgagtcccacatcgggctcctctgctatgagcctgcttcttcctctcccactccccctgctgtgttccctctctcgctggctgtctgtcacataaataaataaaatctttaaaaaaaaacaaaaaaacaaaaaacaggatgGGTAGCCTGCAGTTTCAAAGGCTACCCCGCTGGCCAAGGGAGCTGCCTGGCTGGTCCACTGAGGCCACCAAGGTTCCTGCTGGACACCTCTCCAGGGGATGAAATGTGGCGTGTGGTCATACAGGCAAGCTCTGGTATCACCTGTGTGCAAATCCCAAATGCGTGCCTGGCACAAGCTCTCAGGTTCCCtcaacctgtttcctcatctgtgaaatgtggcCAACAATAGGGCTGTCAGAGGGATTTGATGAGCTAATGCttgtaaagtgcctggcacagaaccTGATgatacagtaggtgcttaataaatgctgctTTTCATTTATTACACTTCTTTGTTTCACAAAACTTGACAATGGTCAGACACTATGGAGTAACAGAGCTTTCCCCAAGAAGGCAACTCATTTGACATATCCGCTGATTCCTCAGGGGAGAAGGCTGCAAAAAGCCAGGCTACGTGCCAAATGCAGTGAGCAGCAGtgtggaaaaggagggagagggccGCTTTGGAGCTATAACCTGGCTTCCTGGCTTCTCTTCTTgttagctgtgtggcctcgggcaaattactcaacctctctgaacctcagttttcttatctgcaaaatggggagaaCAATACCTTCCTTATAGGAGGGCCGCAAGGTCCTCAGGAGCCAATCCACATAAAACCAACCAGACAGTCAGCAGCAGGTTCAAAGCTGCCCAACAGCTGCTTTTGCTTCTGGACCAGATCCTGCTTGTCTAGAGATCAGGCACCTATTCAGTACCCAGTGCCAGCTGTGGGTCAGCTATGCTCAGAGTTCTGCCAGTGACAAGAGGTGATGAAGACAGCCACTGGCTGAGGCCTCTCCGAGAAAGTCCCAAAACATCCCACAGTCCACTGGCTGACACTTGGGCCGGAAGACCCTGGACAAGAACCGGCTGACACGGCATCCAACTCAGGTCAAGCTGCCAGTCAAGGAGCAGAGGTTAGAGTCCCAAGCCTGGGACCCACTGTGGATGACACGTATGCTTTCTCATTGAAGGACCAAAGCTCCGCAGCTGGGGCAGATGACCACAGGCGACCATTAGGGGACACTGTGGAACGTGGCTTATCTCGTGTTAAGTGCATCAAGAAAGGAACCTGGTTTTCAGATAGACCTATGTGCAATGTTCCCTTCAAAGCCCAGTTCCAGGCTCTTGGGCTGGTGGGCAGAGACTGCCATTGAGACTCACCCCCTTCTCAAGGATGCACTGAGATAGGAAAGGGGCTTTGTTCACCCAGACCCCCTGTAAACAGCTGCTGGCATCACAACTAGGCAGGAGGACAGTCAGGACCATGGTATGCCTGGGGCCCCCGCCTATGGCTGGCATGGCAGTCCCATTGGTATTTGAATGAATGTGACAACCAGGTGTGACAACCAGGTCACCATCAGCAAAAACTCTATGCCCCCAGGCAGGGTTTCCAAATTCCTGTTCCTACCGCTCCCTCTGCTGGAGGGCTTTGGccatcccccaacacacacaactCTCCACTGCCACTGCCTACGAATTCAGTCCACTTCTCAGGAAGGCATTCTCAGCTCGCTCTGGCCACAAACGACTTCTCTGGTTTTCTCTCCTCtcacctctctcctccctgcagccACACCATTTACTTTTAAATCGGCTCTTACTTCTTTTACCCTGATGTCTCCCAATTCCTACACCATACAAGTCACTCTTCTCAAGCATTCAGTGATGTTAGCATATTCACAAACTCTGTAAATACACCAAAAAGTACAGAATGTTaatagttccagaacattttcatcaccccccagAAACGATAGCCATTAACCTTGAATGTCCTCCCTACTACTCTGATACTCTGCCAAAACCCAACATCCTTCAAGACGGTACCGCTCCGATCCCACTGAAACCTTCCCAGAACACAACCTTTTCCTATTAATACGCTGTCCTATTTTACAGACTTGTCTGATTCCTCCTTTAGGATACAAACTCCTCCAGAGCAACATTTTACTTGGCTTTTGAGGGTGGCTCAGAGTTACATGCAAGAATGCATGAGAGGGACCTGGTTCAAGGGTTCGTTGTAGGTCCTCAAAAAAACAGCAGTGACCCGTCTCAACACCCGTCTCTGACACCATTGGATGAAATGACCCTGGAGGAATCAAAATCCCTGAAATTCAGGCTCCTTCTCAGTGAAATGGGGACAAGGACAGTACCAATTTCATAAGCATTAAATGAGAGAATCCAGGTAAGGcctcagctcagggcctggcccTTGCAAGCTCTTAGGGTTAAGAAG encodes the following:
- the PAM16 gene encoding mitochondrial import inner membrane translocase subunit TIM16 isoform X2, with the protein product MAKYLAQIIVMGVQVVGRAFARALRQEFAASRAAADARGRAGHQSAAASSLSGLSLQEAQQILNVSKLSPEEIQKVVRAWERLQEELRIQAQEDREKEQMPKT
- the PAM16 gene encoding mitochondrial import inner membrane translocase subunit TIM16 isoform X1, which produces MAKYLAQIIVMGVQVVGRAFARALRQEFAASRAAADARGRAGHQSAAASSLSGLSLQEAQQILNVSKLSPEEIQKNYEHLFKVNDKSVGGSFYLQSKVVRAWERLQEELRIQAQEDREKEQMPKT